AAAAGTCATCAAGTATTTGCCCGCCTCTTCTTTAATAATTGATAATGCTTATGGATTAAAAAAGAAGAATGGAATGGATCTGCATATCAATCGTGGAAAGGAGTTTATTAATCAATATCATAAAGTATATACAACGCGTTTGCATGGCTTAATCCTTAGTATCTTATTGGATAAAGAGGTTGTTATCTTGGATAACGTTTATGGAAAAAGTAAAAATTTTTACGATGCATGGCTGAAGAATTTTAATAATGTTAAACTTTATGTAAAGAATGAATCCTAAAATTTCGGTAATTTTACCTGCATATAATGCTGAACAGTATCTTAGAACAGCAGTAGACAGTATACTTGCACAAAGTTTTAAAGACTTTGAATTGTTGGTTATTAATGATGGTTCCACAGATTTTACAAAAGAAATCATATTAAGCTATAATGATGAAAGGATAAGATACATTGAAAATGAAAAGAATTTAGGATTAATAGATACTTTGAATAAAGGGATCTTATTATCAAAAGGTGAATATATTGCCAGAATGGATGCCGATGATATATGCCATTCATCCCGTTTTCAAATGCAGATAGATTTCATGGAGAAAAATCCGGAATATATTATCTGCAGCTCATCCAGAAAGGAATTTGCCCATTCTATTTCTCATTTTCATCTAAGTGTACTTCCAGTTGATGATACATCAATTAGAATACATTCAATTTTCAGTACACCTTTTACCCATCCGGCAGTGATGTTCAGGGCTGGTATTATTAAAGAGAATAATCTTTTTTTTGAGAAGGATTATAAGTATGCTGAAGATTATCAATTGTGGATCAAAATTTTACAATATGGTAAGGGATACAATTTTAGAATGCCTTTGTTGTATTATAGAGATACACCCAATAGCCAAACCAATATTGGAGCTGGCCAGATAGAACAGAGAAAGAGAACAATATCCAATATTCAGCAGCTGGCTTTACAGCAGCAGAATATAGTTTTAAATCAAAAAGAATTAGATTTTATTTATATTCTGTCTTTATCGGATAAGATTAGAAATATCAGTTTTGAAGACTTTTCAGTGGATTTCATTCTTTCCTTTTTTAAGAAACTGTCTTTAGAACTAAAATCAAATTACCCGAATAATGAATTCAATGTTAATCGTGTTTTAGGTAAAAGATATCTTAAAATTTTATTATTTAACTTAAAAAGGTTACCATTTACCCATGTAATGAAGTTAGCATTGAGTAAATCAACTTTTTTTGG
The window above is part of the Chryseobacterium sp. MA9 genome. Proteins encoded here:
- a CDS encoding glycosyltransferase family 2 protein, encoding MNPKISVILPAYNAEQYLRTAVDSILAQSFKDFELLVINDGSTDFTKEIILSYNDERIRYIENEKNLGLIDTLNKGILLSKGEYIARMDADDICHSSRFQMQIDFMEKNPEYIICSSSRKEFAHSISHFHLSVLPVDDTSIRIHSIFSTPFTHPAVMFRAGIIKENNLFFEKDYKYAEDYQLWIKILQYGKGYNFRMPLLYYRDTPNSQTNIGAGQIEQRKRTISNIQQLALQQQNIVLNQKELDFIYILSLSDKIRNISFEDFSVDFILSFFKKLSLELKSNYPNNEFNVNRVLGKRYLKILLFNLKRLPFTHVMKLALSKSTFFGIYELINEKIGNK